GGTTTCTTAAAAGGCCTGATAGCTACGGGCACAGGAAAAATTATCATGCCCTGTGTCCTCAAACACTGCAAAATCAGAACTCCTGCCGAGGCCGTGGGTTCGACCGTTGTGATCATCTTCGTAGTTAACCTGTTTGCCGTGCTTTTCCGCCTGACTCCTGGTTTTATTTCAACCCTTGCCGAGCAAAAGGACCTGATTTTTTCCATCATGCTCTGGGTCGCACCCGCGGTAATAATCGGCGGGCAGATCGGCCCGTCCGTGACAAAGAAATTGTCGGAGAGGGGAATACGGATCTATGTCGGAATCCTGCTGGTATTCGTGGGCGTTTTGATATACCTGCAGTCGTTTTTTGGGGTGTAAGGGGATTTTCCACAATCTCCGCTGTTTTTTCGTAACATTGGAGTTTGTCCGTCATTGAGCCGGTAAGGTATTAAATCGGGTACTGGTATAGTGTAGGTATGAGCTGCTCGCGCTGGCACGGTCCGGGAATCTTTACCATCGCAGCATTATTCCTTGTCATTTCCATACTTTCTGCGGGCTGTACGGATTATGCACCTTCCCCGTCGGGTTCAGCCCCTTCCTCATCAGTACCCGGTTCTCCCGACCGCATATCCTGGAAGGATTATTCCCTCACCGACTTGCAGGGAAAAGAAAATTTCAGCGTAAACCAGTTTGCCGGAAAACCCGTGCTTGTGACGGTGCAATCAGTCTCCTGCCCGCCCTGCATAATCCAGCTGAACCGGCAGCTGGCCGAGATCGACCGGCTCCCGGGCGTGAGGGAGGGCAGGATCATTGTTATTTCTCTTGACCTTGATCCGGAGGGAGATGCCGGCTTCATCGCATCCTACCACGACCAGTTCAATTTCACCGGATATTCCGCACGGTCGCCAAACGATCTCTCCCTGAATCTCTTCCATACCTTTGGCCCGTTTGCCGTAGACCCGGCCACGGTTCCTGTGATCCTTGTGTGCCCGGACGGTCGTGACCTCCTCCTTTCAACCGGTGTCAAGACCGCAGAGATGCTCAATGCGACACTGGCAAAAGAGTGCTGAGCCATGGATACCGCCACCCTCCTCTGGCTCTCGTTCCTCGCGGGGATTTATGCCCCGGTGGGTTCGCCCTGTGTCCTTGTCCTGTACCCGGGCTACATCTCGTTCCTTGCCGGCAGAAACGGAGATCAGCAGGGAGGGTCTTCTCCGCTTATCCTCGGAACAACAGTTGCAGCCGGCGTCATCATTTCCCTGCTCATCGGGGGTCTCCTGTTCGCCGGAATCCTGCATATTGTCGGCGGAGAAGCACGCATTGTCATCACCGCAGCCTTATTCGTCCTTCTCCTCATCCTCTCCCTCTTCCTGATCCTCGATATCGATTACGGGCGTTATATAAAAACGGTCCCGGTCCCCCGGCCCGAAAACCCCCTGACGGCTGCATTTCTTCTCGGCATGGTATTCGGGATTATCATCCTGCCCTGCAATGCGGCATCGATCGCCATTCTTCTCGCGCTGGCTGCATCCGCGCCAGGATTCGGCGAAGGCCTTGGATCGTTCTTCTGTTTTGCCCTCGGGATGACCATCCCCCTCCTCCTCATCGCCGGCCTTTCGCAGGTCCGGAACCGGCAGGTCATGGGATTCTTAAGCCGGAACCGCCGGATAATCCGGGTCATCTCCGGTTTGCTCATGCTGGTGATCGCACTCTGGTACCTTGTGCTGCTTTTTTTCCCGGAGCATTCCTATGAGAATTCTTACCGGCAAAAATCATCGAGAATCTTATCGTATTCGGAAAAAATCCCGGAAAACGATCATTCAGCTATCATAATCAGATCAATGCCACTATGAGGGTGTGAAGGAATTCCCCTCTCTTAAAAAAGTGAACAGGAACCACCGGCAATCAGGTCCGGTTAATTTCTTTGATTCTCCCCGTGTTGCTCTGCGATCAGACGGTGATATTCTTCCGGCGTCATAAGGTTGCCGCATGCCTGCTGGACAACTTCGGTGAGGGCCGGGTGGATATGCATTGTACCGGTAATTGTTGTAACTGTTGGCTCTGCTGATGAAAGAACGGTCACGAATTCCTGGATGAGAACGGATGCATAAGGACCGATGATATGCACACCAAGGAGGTTCATCGTCTTTTCCTCGACAATGACCTTGACAAAATAATCTTTTACACCCATCGCAACGCCCTTTGCGGTGTCTTCGTACCGGGCAAAACCGATTAGGAGGTTTTCTGCACCGAATTTTTGTTTCGCTTCCTCTTCCAAAAGACCGACACTGGCAATTTCGGGATCGGAAAAGACAGCATGCGGTATCACCCGGTAATCGACCGGCATTTTTTGTTTCAGGACCGCGTTCGCGTACACGATTTTCGCTTCAAAATTTGCAACGTGTTTGAACATGAATTTTCCGTTCGCATCCCCGAATGCCCAGATACCGGGCTGGCTGGTTTCGAGGTACTCGTTGGTGATGATCCACCCGTTTTTATCGGTCTTGATCCCGGAAAGTTCCGGATGCAGGATATCCGTATTCGGCCCCCTTCCCGAAGCGACAAGCACGGCATCTGCGGTCACGGTCACTTCTTTCTTCGTAGTCCGGTTCAGCGCATGTATCCTGATTTTTTTGTCCGGTCCCGTCTCTGCCTGCTGGACATCATGGTTGGTGAGAATGGTGAGATGTTTTCCGAGATCCCGCAGGGCAAGTGCTGAAATCTCCGGTTCTTCTTCCGGAATAAACCGGGGGTTGCGGCCGAGGATCGTGACCCGGGAACCCATGGATGAGAGGAAATGACCGTATTCTGCGGCGATATATCCGCCACCAATGATCGCAACGCTTTCCGGCAAATGATCGAGATTAAGGATCGTATCGCTCGTAAGGTAAGGTACTTTGTCGAGGTTTTTAACGGGAGGAAGCGTTGGTTTTGACCCAGTGCAGAGAAAGATTCTTTTTGATTTAAGGGTCTGGTCGGCGACCTTGAGGGTGTAGGGTGCAACAAATTCCGCAACTGCGTGGTAATAATCGAGATGCGGCATGTTCGACAGTTCTGCCTGTATTGCGTCACTATCATTTTTGATAATGGTCCGCATTCGCTGCATGACTGCAGGGAAATCGATGCTGGTAATCGAGCTCTGGATCCCGAATTCCCCGGCCCGCTGTACGGTTCTTACCAGTTCAGCAGGGTACAGGAGGAGTTTTGACGGGATGCACCCGCGGTTGAGACAGATACCGCCGGGATCATCCTTGTCAATAACCGCAATTCTTGCGTTCGGGTGGCTCTGGCGGATTGCGGTTACAACGGGCAGCGCCGAACCCGATCCCACCGCGATATAATCATATTCCTTCATGGGGAACCTCTTCACCTTTCATCGGAGACCGGGGCTTATATGCATTGTGCCGGAAAATCCTGCCGCCTCCAAACGATTCCCTTCTCATGGCAGAAAAGGAACCTGAATATTCTCAATCGATACCCTTTTACCCGTTTTCGTACCATACAGCCATGAAAGGGACTGGACAAATATGGCTGATGTCGATCTTTTTGAAACGGTAAAAAAGCATGTGTGTGCCTGTGCTCTCGACCTGAAACTCTCGTCAAATATGGAAGCGCTCTTAAAAACGCCCATCCGGGAATATCACGTGTCAATTCCTGTCCGTATGGATGACGGGACCGTGAAGGCATTCCAGGGATACCGGGTCCAGTATAACGATGCCCGGGGCCCGACGAAAGGGGGGATCCGGTTTCATCCCGATGTGACCATTGACGAAGTCCGGGCTCTTGCAGCGCTGATGACGTGGAAATGTGCCCTGTACCGCCTCCCGCTGGGCGGGGCAAAAGGAGGGGTGATCTGTAACCCCAAGGAGTTATCAGCAGGGGAACTGGAACGCCTGAGCAGGGCTTACATCCGGGAGATCGCCCGCTTTATCGGTCCGGATCGTGATATTGCCGCGCCGGATGTTGGTACAAATTCACAGACCATGGCGTGGATGATGGACGAATATTCCCATTCTGTGGGTAAAACAACGTTCGGGGTTGTTACCGGAAAACCGATGAGTATCGGCGGATCGGAAGGGCGCGATGACTCGACCGCACGGGGGGGCTGGTACATCATCGAAGAGGCTGCAAAAGATCTCGGAACAGACCTCAGGAACGCCACCGTTGCAATCCAGGGATTTGGGAATGTTGGCGAAAATGCGGCTGTACTTGCGAATCCCTTATGCGGTTGCAGGATAATCGCCGTAAGCGACAGCAGTGGCGGGGTACTGAACCGGGATGGCCTTGATATTCTGAAACTGAAAGACCATAAAAAGAAAACAGGGTCGGTCAGGAACTCCGGCCTGGGCGAGGATATCACCAACAACCAGCTCCTCGGGCTGGATGTGGATATCCTCATTCCGGCAGCCTTGGAAAATGCCATTACCCACGACAATATGGATGGCATCAAAGCGAAGATAATCGCCGAGTTCGGGAACGGCCCCATCACTGCTGAAGCAGGCGATCATCTCCATGCACGGGGCGTACCGGTTATTCCTGATTTTCTCTGCAATGCAGGCGGTGTTATTGTCTCGTATTTTGAGATGGTCCAGAACCTGAACCTGGATCATTGGGACCGGAAGGTAGTAGATACCCGTCTTAAAAAAACGATGACCGAAACGTACCGGGAAGTCCATGACTCAGCGGTCAATAACAAAATTTCTTTGAGAAGGGCCGCGTACAGTCTCGCCGTGGATCACGTTGTGGAAGCAATGAAGGTCAGGGGGTGGGTGTAGGATTACCTCTCTTTGTTGTTGCCCTGCCCGGTGTACGGGAGGGAAAAACCAGATTGTTCCGGAACGTAGCTATATAAGGTTGTATACAATATTTCTGCCCGGTGAAAACCACAATGGACAAGTTCGAACAGATGGCCCAGATGATGGCAAAGATGCCTATGGATGAGAAGATGAAAGCCATGCAGATGAAAATGGGTATGTGCACCTGCCCGAGCTGCCCGACCTACAATTCCTGCGCAAAGAATGCAAAAGAGTTGCTGTTCTGCAATACCGGTAAGAGCTTCATGTGCATCTCTGAAGAGAAAAGCTGTATCTGCCCGACCTGCCCGGTCGCGATGGACATGGGGCTCAAACACAAATTTTTCTGTACCAAGGGATCCGAGAAAGCCCAGCGCTACGAGGGTGCGCTCTGGGGAACAAAGGTGCTCTGATCATTTCTTCTTTTTTTTAGGGAAAAAACCCGTTTTCAGAATGCCGAATCTCTGATAATGACCCTGCTGCAATTCCCGACTAGTTTCTTTGTCATGACTTTGGTGGTCCTGTCAGATTTTTAACAGACGGATTGAACCGCAACCAAAAATTCATCAGGTCGGCTGCACTTTTCAGTGTGTATGGAACTACCAGGTCTTTTTAACATCATCTATTTTTTTGCCCTTATCCTGGGAATTGCCGGGGCAGTCCTCATCATCTATGGCGGACTGAAGGCAATCGTCAAAGTCCTGCTGCTGGAAATCCGAAAGGGATCCTCTACGTACAACCAGATTCGCAGGGAACTGACCGACAAGATCGTGTTCGGTCTGGAATTCCTGATCGCTGCCGACATCCTGACAACGATCACCACCCCGACGCAGGAAGAGCTGATCAACCTTGCTGTCGTTGTCGTGATACGGACGATCCTGGGTTATTTCCTCTCAAAAGAGGCAGCAGAATTCAATCTCCAGGGGTAAAAAAAGCTATTGCCATCGGCCGCACCCCCAACCCGGTTTATTTTTGGGAATGTTTCAGCCGGACTGCCAGCTGGAGTGAACTTGCGACAAGGTTGTCAAGATTCTCTTTTTTTAAAAGCAGCAGACAGCCTCGCTATGAAAGAAGTCATTGATTTGATTCAACAGGGTCAAGAAGAGGAGTTCCCCCTCCCTGCCATAAAAAAAGGGAAATGTACTCTCACACTTTCAGCATGTCGCCAAATCTCTGGGTTTTCTCGTTTCCCATGGCACAGAATGCCTGGTGAGTGAGTCCCATCTGCTTTGCTACCGGACATGTCGGGCAGATGCATCCCTTGATCTCCCTGATGCAGTGGAAGCTCATGCCCTTTCCGCAGAACATAGTTTCCATGGCAGTTTTGGCACAGTCGTTGTACGATGGGCATGACGGACAGGTGCACATCTTGCCCATCTCCATCATTTTAGTCATCATCTGATCCTTGGGCATTGCCATCATCTGTTTCTGCATCTTGACGTACATGTCTTCAGGCATTGCATCGTGTTTTCCAAAAAGGCTCATTTGATTTCACCATCCTGAACCTTGAGTCAAAGGTATATATAGGTATGGATTATACAACGTCATTGAATGATAAAAAATGAACCAGAATAACGTGAGGTTTGCACGGATAAAGCAGGGGCCTGTATCAGACTCTGCCAAGTCGGGGACATTAAGATGACGGCCGGCGAGGCAGGAAAACTGCTCAAGGCGTCGGACTTCCCGTTCAAGAGTGCAAAGGCTGTTGCCGATGTCATTGTTGACCGGGCAGGACTGTAAATCTCTCCCTTTTTAAAACGAAACCCCTCTTTTCTATCGCCTCCCCGGAAAAAAATATCCATCCTATGCATATTCTGATTGCATCCAGTTAGCCCGGATGGAGTAAATTAAGCAGCGAAAACAGCCTCGGTTTAAAGCCCCTTGGCGGCCTTTAGGTGAGGGAGTTTCCGCTCGTATTTTGGCAATCGGATCGAATATCGGGCTTATTTTCAACGGGCCCGGAATCCGGCGCTTTTACGGGGTTTTCCAGAACAGGTTTTAGGAAACGGAGCCCGTATGGGGCTTGTTTTGGTTCAACCCCTGAATGGAGGCAGGGATCGGACTCCCGGGTAGCAACGCTATGCGGTTTAGGTCAACCTAAACATTTAATATTTAGGGCAACCTAAATACTCATTACAATGGCACAGGAGCAAATCGAGGAATACCTCGAAACAATCTACGATCTTGAATCGCGGGATGGTTCGGCAAAAACCACCGCAATAGCAAAATGTCTCAAAGTTGCCCCGGCGAGCGTAACCGAAGTGCTCCGCAGTCTTTCGGACAAGGGACTGGTCTCATACGAGCCTTATAAGGGAGCAACACTGACAGAAGAGGGAAAAAAGATCGCAGATACGATCAAACGGAAACACCGGCTCCTTGAAGTTTTTTTAACCAATGTTCTCCACCTTAACCGGGAAAAAGTCCACGATGAGGCGTGCAGGATGGAACATACCATCTCCGAGGAAACGGAGAACGGGCTCTGCCGGATGCTGGACGCACCGTCTCACTGCCCGCATGGCAGCCCGATCAGTCCCTGCAACAAATGTGTGGGGAGCTGTGCTGAGTGCGACGGTGCAGGAAAAACCGATGCTATCATTGCAAGCCGGAATAAAAAGATCATTCCGATCACCGATCTCAATCCTGATCAGGAAGGCCGGATCGCATTCATCCGTGGTGACTGCAAAGTTGTCCAGCGTCTCTCCGACCTCGGACTTACCCTGGGGACCCGGGTTGCCATCCTGAAAAAGACACCCATGGACGGACCCGTGGAGATCTCGGTGAGAAGGACGAAACTTGCTGTCGATCATGCAATTGCCGGAAATATCTTCATAGAATTACCCGATGCAGGCGAACTATGAGCGGCTGCGGGGAATGCAAAGCCTGCCCGTCCGGCAAAGAGTGCACGATAAAGAATGCGGACTATACGATTGCCCTGGCCGGCAATGCCAATGTCGGCAAAAGCGTCATCTTCAACCAGCTGACCGGTGTTGATCAGATCATCGGTAACTGGCCGGGTAAAACCGTTGAGCGGGCGGAAGGTCTCCTCCTGCACAAAGGGAAACGTATCCGTGTCATCGATCTGCCCGGCATCTATTCCTTCTCCACGTACTCGATGGAGGAACTCGTCTCCCGGGACTTCATCGCACTCGAACACCCGGATGCCGTTATCAACGTCATCGACGCTTCGGCACTGGAACGCAACCTGTTCTTCACAATCCAGCTCCTCGAACTGGCACCCCCGCTGATGATCGCAGTCAACCAGATCGATCTTGCTGAGAAGAAAGGGATCACCATCGATACCGGAAAACTCTCGGCACTGCTCAGCGTCCCGGTTGTCCCGACGATTGCCATCAAAGGAAAGGGGATCCCGGTTCTCACCGACGCGATCACGGGTCTCATGCAGGATCACCCGGTTCCCCCGGCACTTCTCTATGGAAAGGAGATCGAGGAGCGGATCGGGAAGATTATCCCACTGCTGGAGACGGTAACCACACCGTATCCCGTTCGCTGGACCGCCATCAAACTGCTCGAACGCGATCCGGCGATCGTGCAGATGGTAAACGAACAGGACCGGAGTATCGTTACAAAGGCTGGATTGCTTGCCGGCGAGATCGAGTCCATTCACGGGGAGCCGGTCTGCGTTGTCATGAGTGCGGAGCGGTACCAGATTGCAGACCGGATTGCTGCCGAAGTGATAACCCTGAGGCCATTGGGCGAAGGGGCTCAGAAAAAGAGCCTGACAGACCGGCTCGATGAAGTTGCCCTTCACCCGGTCTTAGGGTACCTCGCAGTTGTCGCCGTGATTGGGGGCCTGCTGCTCTGGACGTTCCTGATCGGGGCGCAGGTCTCGGCCTTCCTTGCCGGCTTCCTGTCACAGTTCGAACAGTACGAACCGGTGATCACGGGCCCGCTCATGGACATTCTCTGGAACGGGGCATTCACCGGTTTTGTCGCGGGTGTGACCCTGGTCATTCCTTATGTCCTGCCATTCTACCTGCTCCTTGCGGTTATGGAGGACTCGGGCTATCTCACCCGCATTTCCGTTATGCTCGATCGTGGCATG
The sequence above is drawn from the Methanomicrobiales archaeon HGW-Methanomicrobiales-1 genome and encodes:
- a CDS encoding dihydrolipoyl dehydrogenase codes for the protein MKEYDYIAVGSGSALPVVTAIRQSHPNARIAVIDKDDPGGICLNRGCIPSKLLLYPAELVRTVQRAGEFGIQSSITSIDFPAVMQRMRTIIKNDSDAIQAELSNMPHLDYYHAVAEFVAPYTLKVADQTLKSKRIFLCTGSKPTLPPVKNLDKVPYLTSDTILNLDHLPESVAIIGGGYIAAEYGHFLSSMGSRVTILGRNPRFIPEEEPEISALALRDLGKHLTILTNHDVQQAETGPDKKIRIHALNRTTKKEVTVTADAVLVASGRGPNTDILHPELSGIKTDKNGWIITNEYLETSQPGIWAFGDANGKFMFKHVANFEAKIVYANAVLKQKMPVDYRVIPHAVFSDPEIASVGLLEEEAKQKFGAENLLIGFARYEDTAKGVAMGVKDYFVKVIVEEKTMNLLGVHIIGPYASVLIQEFVTVLSSAEPTVTTITGTMHIHPALTEVVQQACGNLMTPEEYHRLIAEQHGENQRN
- a CDS encoding glutamate dehydrogenase; the protein is MADVDLFETVKKHVCACALDLKLSSNMEALLKTPIREYHVSIPVRMDDGTVKAFQGYRVQYNDARGPTKGGIRFHPDVTIDEVRALAALMTWKCALYRLPLGGAKGGVICNPKELSAGELERLSRAYIREIARFIGPDRDIAAPDVGTNSQTMAWMMDEYSHSVGKTTFGVVTGKPMSIGGSEGRDDSTARGGWYIIEEAAKDLGTDLRNATVAIQGFGNVGENAAVLANPLCGCRIIAVSDSSGGVLNRDGLDILKLKDHKKKTGSVRNSGLGEDITNNQLLGLDVDILIPAALENAITHDNMDGIKAKIIAEFGNGPITAEAGDHLHARGVPVIPDFLCNAGGVIVSYFEMVQNLNLDHWDRKVVDTRLKKTMTETYREVHDSAVNNKISLRRAAYSLAVDHVVEAMKVRGWV
- a CDS encoding metal-dependent transcriptional regulator, translating into MAQEQIEEYLETIYDLESRDGSAKTTAIAKCLKVAPASVTEVLRSLSDKGLVSYEPYKGATLTEEGKKIADTIKRKHRLLEVFLTNVLHLNREKVHDEACRMEHTISEETENGLCRMLDAPSHCPHGSPISPCNKCVGSCAECDGAGKTDAIIASRNKKIIPITDLNPDQEGRIAFIRGDCKVVQRLSDLGLTLGTRVAILKKTPMDGPVEISVRRTKLAVDHAIAGNIFIELPDAGEL
- the feoB gene encoding ferrous iron transport protein B, yielding MSGCGECKACPSGKECTIKNADYTIALAGNANVGKSVIFNQLTGVDQIIGNWPGKTVERAEGLLLHKGKRIRVIDLPGIYSFSTYSMEELVSRDFIALEHPDAVINVIDASALERNLFFTIQLLELAPPLMIAVNQIDLAEKKGITIDTGKLSALLSVPVVPTIAIKGKGIPVLTDAITGLMQDHPVPPALLYGKEIEERIGKIIPLLETVTTPYPVRWTAIKLLERDPAIVQMVNEQDRSIVTKAGLLAGEIESIHGEPVCVVMSAERYQIADRIAAEVITLRPLGEGAQKKSLTDRLDEVALHPVLGYLAVVAVIGGLLLWTFLIGAQVSAFLAGFLSQFEQYEPVITGPLMDILWNGAFTGFVAGVTLVIPYVLPFYLLLAVMEDSGYLTRISVMLDRGMHKLGLHGKAIIPLILGYGCNVPAIYSCRIMETPKQKTLAAFLVTLVPCTARTVVILGLVAAFVNIWWALALYAFDILLILVVGRIAFKAVPGESVGLIMEMPDYHIPSVSVVMKQTWTRTKSLIWIVFPAYIIGSAIIQAFYAAGFLNPVNDLLSPITVLWLGLPAVIGITLIFGIVRKELTILTLAVIFHTTNFASIMSPVQLIVLALVSMLYIPCISVILVLASEFGWRKALGISVAEIVMAIALGGIAFRVLSLGM